GAAGATTGGGACTTCATCAAATACAATAGCAAGTACCGACCTTGTCCATTATGGCTACTCCAGAAACTATTTGCAGAAGTTTTAACTTGACTTGAGTTGGTGATGAATCATCAAGTAACCTTTTCATTAAAATTGGATTCAAGAGTCCTTTCCCAACAAGTTCGACAACCACTGACCGATGATCTACCATCAAGGCTAGTAGGGAAAGAGGTTCTTCAGTATCCTTTGACTCCAAATGTTCCAAACACTTGATTATTTGCCCAGGAAGTCCTACCTAGAGATTTAATAACATTAATTATCTGCAAAATTTGTGAAACATGAATAGCTAAAGGCCCACCCCAATATAATCTGAAACATAAAAAAACCACACACCCATGCATCCCTGAAGATTTAGAAGCATTAATTATATCCAAAATCTGTGAAAGAGATCATGCAAAACTTGGAACACCTGCAATTTTTCTTTGCATGTGGGCTTTTTTTGAAGATGTAATAATTACAACTCAACTATCTAGTACCCGACCGAATTATTTTCAAACAAGTATGATAAAAACTATAGAGACAAAAATGTATGTAAATACACATACACACCTCTATAAGTATTTGAATATACTTGCCCATGCTTGCTTTTATTTCTATAACCATATCCTTCCTACTTGAAGAGTCCATGTCTCCAAGTTCAATACTCTTCTCAGAAGCCAAAAATGGAAACCTCAAAAGATAAACCACTTGATCAACCGTATCTTTGACTCCAATTTTCCGTCCACCGGGTCCAACCCAATATCGTAAAAGCTTAAGATGGACATCAGATATTAAATCACACATAATTTTTACACTTTCACTTGTAAGGAACACCTGGCGAAAAACTGAACTGCCTCCTTTAAGACAACAGATTAATGAATCAACTGTCCACACAACTCCAAGAGGTGAGAGTCCAATTTCATCTGAATGTTGCTGATTGTTTCCTAACATATCAATAAGACTTTGATGGATATTAAAGCCACCCAAGTCGTGAATAGCCAAAGGCCCACCCCAAAGTAATCTGAAATACAACAAAACCGCGCACCCATCTCTGATTCCGTGCCAGTATGAGAGCGTGACTTTGCCACCTTGAGCGCCTGTTGTTGTTATTGACATCCTGAGATAATCACAGAGTGTGACACTCGGTGGGATCAAAGGAACGGCTATTTCAAGAATTGATGTTGCAACGGACTCATTACATTCAAGGGAGCACATGTATCCAAGTGCCAGCATGGCGGACATACAATGGGGTCGAAAATTCTGTTTTCCGTCACACAAAGAGTAATGGTGGGCCAGGTCAGAAAGGCGTGACTGCTGCGTTTCAGGTGAGGATGTAAGCATAATAACTGCAGTATATCCTTTAGACCGATCATCTATGGATTGTGCAACCGAGGCTAATAAAAGGCAcgcatggagaaccaaatcacttGGATCAGATACTTTAATTTTCAGGTTGTTTGTGTTTTGTTGTTGTGGATGTCTATCGAATGAAGCACAAAGAGATAATATTGAAAAAACCTCATAAATGATTGTATTATCACCACATCCACCAACCACTGAGGAGAAACTAGAGAGACCACATAAAACTCTTGCAACCGAATCATTATGCATGCAACACCTTAAAATTATCTGAAACAAGAAAATATTCCACTTCTCAGGTAATCCATGATCAATAACTTAATTGATTTGTAATTGGTGAATTGAATCCATTTACTCATATTTGACACAttagataataatatatttttcaaACAAAAAGAAAAGTGTTTCGGGTTTCACCTAACTCATTTTGACACATACCATATATATTGAGCAATTATCTAACCCTTAAACCACTAAAATTAACTTTACTTAGAAAGCCTAAATTATCACCTGAATTACAGAAGACCATGAGGTGACCAAGCACTGGCGAAGACAATAGAAGATAGCAACTCGTATAGCTTCGGACCTGAGGAATGCTTCTGTCACTGCTTCTATTATTTTTTCAGAATCTGTACCCGTCAATGGTCCACCTTCATCTCCTTTAATGTTATTCATTTCTGAAGAAcgggtatacattgagcttagtggaAATACAGGTGCATTTTCTTTTATTGATTGAATCTCAAAAGCATCTATTAGTGACCAAATAGCCTCACATGCTTCACAAGCAGCACGTAACAAATTTGAGGAGCCAGACATGAGACTTGCACCACAAGTCACTAAGCAAGAAAGCAAAGCGTCTATGACACCTGATGCTTTAGCTTGATCCAATATCTCTTTAAGAGTGTTTTTTGCTACCTCAGCATGTTTGATAGCCATGGAAGCTTTCAGACCTTGTGCTACACCAGATATTATGATTCTAATGCAGGCAACAGATTCATATAAAAGTCTCCCCGATGCATCTTCATCACAACCAGTAACCTACAAATAACAAAGTGttgaaatatataaatatgtacaaTCTCAATTTGGAGTATGATTTGTGTTGAATTTAGTTGTTACCGTGTGTTAACTTTAACATTAAGGTAAATAAGGACACCTGGAGCTAAAGTTAGAGGACCGAAGATGTGAAGTGGAAGATTGAAGGCCCAATTTGTCAGTATTAATTAAGTATACAATTGGTTATTTCGGTAGTATAcgtcaaggttgcaaaattcgctattcggggattaattggtcgggactttagaaggattaatcggtaattctgagatcaatcggggattaatcggattgtactttttacaattaaattttaaaaattatatgtgtaaatataggaaataattataaatataaaaataaactttaatataattgtctaaaattattcattttactcaaaaactataaagttctagtATAAATTCacgttaaaatgttaaccatttttaactttgaccgactttgattaccaaattcgattttgacccatcaattgaaggtgaccgtttaattaaacggatttttacaaatcggaacggattgctcataaaaatgattaatcggtgattaatcggcgagtaatcgggttttttacaacactggtatACGTAGTATCAACTAGATACCAATTGAGTTTAAGAACAGAGTTTAGTGAGTAATGTAAATCAATAAATGGTGAATTCGCGCTATGATCTTCTAAACCGTATGTGAGCAATAAGATATatgtgaagatgatgattatgatgatgataacagATTCAGTATCAATAACAATGTCCACAATGTATTAAGGTAGAAGGATTACAACGGATTGGGAGAGGGAATTGGTGATCAAATACTTAATGAAATTAGGGGATGGAGCATACAATTAACTTACAAGATAGGTTAAACACTACAATTTACATCACTAGTTTAAGTTCTAACAAGTAAAAGTTTGAGAGTTCGTAGTAGTAGTTTCAGACATTGTAATTGTAAAAATCAAAATTTGATTAAATTAATGAATCTACACCGCCGATTGAGGATAAAATTCTTGATGTTCGATTTTGTTTCTGATATTATACTTTTGTACATCAAGACTGAGATATAACCACGAATAAGAGTAATACATGTATCATAGCTTTGGTTGAGAGTATAACCTCTTTATATAGCTCCATTATAGTAATACAATGCCTGATATATGAATCTCCAAACCGTCCTCCATTGTTATCCAACGACTTCTTTATATCTGAGAAACTCTGTAAAAGCAAGACATTCGTGACAGGTGCCATCTAATCAGGAACTAGGTAAAGAAAGAAATAGATACAGAAAAAACTAAACAAATATTAAGATTAAGTGGTGTTTTCGATGTTTTATGTGATCCGGTTAACAAACATTTCAGATTAAGTGTTTCCAGCATCATATGAATTACACATAAATTTGTGTATTTGGTTGTATTTGATATCAGACTGGTCAGCAAATAAATTTTGCCAAAACCCAAATGGGTCAAAAAAAGGTCCAAAATGTATTTAGAATACATCCAACATCCTAAAATAGGGTTTTATTATAAGCTCTAAATAAAGTAAATTACTGTAACAAATTTAGTTTGTTATTATCAATAAtgctttaataataataaggaaaatgCTAATGACAACCCTAAGGTTGTCATTAACAAATTTGTGTATGCATAAATTAATTGTACATTGTAATTTATAATAACTACTTATTTTCATGGAAAAAACTACCTTTTAACTTATAAATGTACAACTATTTTTGCATTGAAAAACTTCTtaatgacaaccctaagggttgtcattaGCGATATGGTATGCTTTGACCCGTATCTTATGGAGTTACCCAACCCACCCATCTGTTATGTGCAGATTTTGCAGCGGCAACGTGATAAATCAGGGTTGGACATATTTAATTTTGTAAGGCAATATTTCATAGTTAATCAAGGAAAACTCATTTCAGTAACATATATACCTTAACCAGCAAGTCATTGTAATCTGACTTTTTCCTGAGAAGAATATTGACAGTCAACCCAACATTTTCCCAAAAACTCTTATCTTGCGCTCCTGTACAATGACTGGTAGCAACTAAGTTTGATAGAACTCTCAACTCTGCCTGGTTTGACTTGGGAATATCTTCATCCCTGTGGTCATAACAAGTCATTATTAACACGACATTTGTTGAGAACCTGTTGATTAATTACCAAGGTGCtaacatatatataattagaaGCCAGTAACATATATAACTCTAGTGGTAGTCACTAGTGTCACAGGTTAAAACCCCCAAAAAATTTCTACTTGATGTCTTATTTCAATAGTGTCACTCAAAAGAATATACACGATCcagtggtgtcactagttaaaaacccaaaaaaaaaaatccactaCATCGCGTATTTTAGTTGTCTCCCGTGCAACCACTGGGCCTAAAGTAGATCCGCCCGTGTTAGAAGCTAGAAcacaatatgtaaattattaagCATAATTATGTAGATGTAATTACACTATAAAAATGTCACAAAAGGATAAAGAGATAACCAAGATTCAGGCAAACATATCGGTGTCCAATTTCCTTGAGATAAAGTCACTTCTGATTGGATCTCATGAATGTTACCCTCATCACCTCTGTATAGTAACTGCAAAGTGTAACCAATCATAAGTTGTCTTTTGTGTGACATaatttatttatttgataaaacatTTTTTATTTCTTTGAAATGGACACAAAGAACTCGGAACAATCTTTTAATTTAGTCAACATGTTTAGCAATGTTTATCAGAACAAAATAATATATAGCATAGTATAGCATGCTTTCGTAAGTACCTCATTGCCCCTGTTAACAAGAACTTCGTTAGAGGGATTCGTGTAAAGGTCGTTTCTAGTAGTGTATGCCACATGAGAATATAACTTCTCCATTATCTCTCGGTTTGTCAATGATACACGGGCTTTATCCGTGTTCTCCTGATATTCATATATTAATTACTTAAGTAAGTTTTTCAAAACGaaaaaaacaataataaaaataaaaattagttaCCTATGTTGAAACATCTTATTCTTAAATTTTACCTATAGATGTATGTATGGTTTCATACCATAAAATATGATATATTAATGGGTAAATAGCCCAAAAAGGTAATATAAAAAGACAAAGTTTTCCAATAAAGAGAATATCACTTTTATCGTTGCCTGTAAAGGATTTTGATTTCAAATCGGAGCATAGAAAGGAGTCGAATTTGAAAAAAGTTGCAATGAGGTAATATCCGTCCAAATGTACATCCACCTAGGCGCCACCTCATCAATGTAATTGCGTGGCCGCCACCTCATCATCTTCTCCAAAATTCCGGCTAAAATTTCGAAAAAAGAAATTCAACCATTGTACGTTTGATTCCACTACCGCTCAACGTATGGTTTTATGCCATCAGATTTCCGGCCAACGTTTTGGCCATTGGCCAAAGAGTAACATATTACAGTTAATGAAAAATGAAACAAAACTCCACGAAAAATATTGATGGCATAAAACCACTTCCAGATGCGTTGTCATCTTTTCTAAATTTAAAATCACAAAAAGGAAGATTGTTGATTTTATGGCTTTTAGCAAAGAACAGAGACGGATGATAATCATCATTTTTACAAGTTATAATAGAAGGATTTAAACAAGAGACAAATGCTTAAATAATTGGAACAGAAAGTTTAGAAACCTCACACAAGCAATCAATATTCGTGACTTAATGATTTACTAGTCAAGAACTCTATTTAATTCATAACTCGGTGTGTTTTGCAATGAGAATGTTCTGGGGGTGAAACTTActcattatcaaaaaaaaaaaaaaataaataaataaataaaagtcacGGTGTCACTTTTTACCTTGATTGCAACCTTTTTCAAATTTGACAACTTTCTATGCTCCAAATTGAAATCATAGTCCATTATGGGCAATGGTAATTTAGATGTGTACACACTTAATTACCTGCAGTTTTAAGGCTTTCTCAAGTTCTAGTAATACCACATCCATCGATGGGCGCCCTTGTCGATCTTCCAGCAGACACTGATATGCAATCCGTGAAAACTTTTTCATTGAGTTGGTGTTCATGTACTCACTCAATGTAGGATCTATTATCCGATTAAGTGTTTCCTCTCTATACAAGCTCTGAGCGAGTTGAGGTAATAATCTTTGTTTACTCACTATATCCATATAGAAGCACGAACGGCCACATAGGACTTCAAACAGTACAACACCAAATGAATAAACGTCCGACTCTTTGGTCAATATCCCGGAACGATGGTAAGCAGGATCAACATAACCCTTTGTGCCACTCACATCTGTGAATACAAAAGTTTCATTTTCGTTGGCACGGCCTATTTTGGAAAGACCAAAATCTGCTATCATTGCCCTCCAGTTACTATCCAAGAGAACATTGGCACTTTTAATGTCTCTATGGATTACTCGTTCATGTTCTGCAACGTGGTTGTGTAGATGATCTAAACCACGTGCTGCGTCAACGCAGATATTTAGTCGCTGCATCCATGTCAGCTGACACGTTGAATCCGAAGACGTACGTAGGTACTTGTCTAGGCTTCCGCGATGTGCATACTCATATATAAGAACTTTTTCAGGGCCTTGGTTGCAGAAACCAAGAAGGGATATGAGGTTAGGATGTTTATAACGAGTTAGCAATTGAATCTCTGTTAAGAATTCCTTAAGGCCCTGACCCGAAATTCTAGCATCGAGTCGCTTTATAGCAACGGTGGTAAGTTCCCTTTCACCGGAGAGTGAGATTTGTCCCATATAAACAGGGCCATATCCACCCTTTCCGATGATAGTTGTGAAGTTTTTGGTGGCTTCTTTAATTTGCTCAAATGGTATACTAAGGTGATCCAGATTTATGAAAGCCATCGTAATAAATTTGTACCTAAAATGATTAACTGATTAATATTGAAGGAAGAAAGAAATTGTTCAAAATGATTGATTAGCAGCAAAGGAGATGACTACCTTTGAATTAAAAGAAAGATAAGACAGGACTCTTCGTTGTCAATTGACTTTACTTTTTGATATTTAATAAAGGTGCTAGTAGTGGAAATGGTAATATAGGCCATAGTGGACCCTCTTTTTTTTCGTAAAGATGTAAAAGAAgtcgtttttgttttaaaattattAATGTACAAATAGTTAAAATTGTTTAATTCCATATGACGAATCATCTTATAATTGAACAACCTACTTGAAATCATgtctttgccaaaaaaaaaaaaaaacaaagaaaaagaCTTGGGAAAAAAACTAATAAACCATGTATATGAGATCATTTTTGTTACTAAACTATATGTATCATCTAATACAAGTTTGACTAGAAAGTATTTTCTATTTAAAGATTCGAGCATTACAGGCCGAACCCGTGCTTAGACTAATGGATCGAGTCAGGCTCAAGTTGACAGAACCACAATTTCCTGGCTACTCCAGGAGAGAGCAGGGTCTAAGCTAAGTTAGCCTGTCAGATTGAAAACCTAAACCATCAAAATGATTTTATGAAAATAAGGGAGCCCAAAAGCGGCAATtgtaaatttgtcaattaaaaaaaaaaagtaaaaacaaCGGCATCGTTCTCATCTCATCCTCACACTATATCATGGCTAGAAATGTAAACTCATATACAGTAAACCCTATACCCAACTCATCAACAGACTTCACATTTCTTTCGATAAGTAACCTTCATTTGTACCAGGTAACTGGACATACCTTGTACGAGATTGAAGGAAGTAATGACCTTGAGTTGTTGAATAACTTCATCAATTGGCGAACTCCGTTCTGTCAAAGAAGTTCAATAAAGAATTAAAGATGATCAATTGCAACACACAACATATCCACGAGCAATGACTTTAACCATTATTTACCTATAGAGAGCAATTTTACGAAATTGTGTAGTTGCTTCTAGCTGCATATTGGATCATTTGAATATACTACAGCAACTCTCCAACTCCAACTGCACATTAATTACCATCACTATCAACCGTTCAAAAACCAAAATACCGTCAGGAAAATCTACATTTACCTTCCACGTGAAAAATGCCAACTGTTTAACATATATTGACATCTTCTTATaccagacacacacacacacacacacacacacgcgcgcGCACGCACGCACGCACTAGATATCATAACTTCAAACCTATTAATCTAACGCAGCCTAAAAAGAATTGTACATTTAACTGCAGCTAAGAAAAAGCTTTACCCAAACAAGCTAGCAAAAGCGTTCAATTTGGCAGCAACAGTAGATAAAGGGGGATTAGAAGTGGGTAGCTTAGAAGCATTTAATTTGGCGTTAATGCAAAAGTGGAGGTGGCAAATTCTCTTGTCCCCATATTCCTTATACCTTAGAGTAATAAAAGTGATCCACACAAACTATGCGGGTTTAGAGTTAGCAGGTTGTTCCAATGAAGGTTTGTGGTCAACTATTGTTTCTTCATGGAATTCATTGGATGATGAAATTGCTGCCTTTTCATTGTACTCTaatgataaaattacaaactaagGACAAGAAATACAGGGAAATAAGAATACCATCTTAGCAGTGATAATTAGCTGTCAATATGCAGAGTTTTGATACATTGTTACTGTTCCATACACCCGATTGTACAGAATTCTATAAACCAAGGATCTCATTAATCTCAACTGATTGAGTTGCACCAACTATGATCATCATATTCATATGCATATATGTGtacagatatataatataataaacacCTTATACCTACGTATTAAGTATTAAACCCTTATACATCTTCTCAATTCATTTATAGTATAATCACATACGCACATTCAAATATGTATCCAATCCTACACTACAATTACACAAAtcatcatatataaatataaattataactacAACTGTACGGAACTATTAACAAGACCTTTTTCTCAATTGTAGAGGTTTGAACAGGAGCACCACCGGTAGATAGCGGTTGTGACGACGGCACTACTTTTAGTTTCTTAAGCAAGTTTTCCTCTCTCTTAATTTTACGGATCTCAACCATACTATCCTCCCTTCGCCGCCGTCCTTCCTCCACATCGACAGCGACTTTGTACCGGTTCCGGCGAACTTCAGTCCTGCCGGTTGGCTTAGAGACATGATTGATTAGTTGATCAATGATAGATAACTGATTGATAGATAGATAGATTGATATATGGCAAATCAAACACTAGGATTGCAAATACTTACTTTTATACCTGTGCGATATCAGTTTGACGGGAAGTATCAAagttttgtttatttttttatttttattttttttacacttATTACTGCTTTTTATTTACTTTTTTTAATCTTTTTATCAGATCAGATGTTTATTTATACTCCgtatcttttattttattttagaaaaaATATCATGGTTGGTCTCCAAACTTTTACACCATAAATCAAGGTGGGAATTTAAGTTTAAATCGATCATGGTTGGTCCCAAGTTTTTAAACATCATACACGAATAGTCCCAGAAATTAACACCGTTAGGTTCACATTGTTAACCTTAGACATGTGCCTCGCACATGatgggtatttttgtcttttcaaTCCTCACTTGTCTCTTTCAACCCATCCTTTTTTCAACCCTAACTATAGATACATCTCCTTAACCCTACTTCCATTTTTTAAAATCAAAATCTACAAATTAaaacgttgtttaccatttttttaATTAAGTCACTTAATTAaaacgttgtttaccattttttttAATTAAGTCACTTTATCCGTATGGATGTATATATGAGTTTAGATGGCAATATGGAATAATCCGATAGTAATGAGATGATGTTTACTTTAGTTACTTAATGAATTGTCTTAATGATGTAAATGACAAATTTATCCCTTatttaagtttttattatacatatctaaatagttgatttatttatatatgtttatatatatttatatttatataaattatataaacttcAGAAAACTTCATGCCTTACAACTAAGATTAAAATGTATTTCAATATATTCTTCATATATTCATGCGTATATAGAGTGATTGACCACAACCCagatcgaagattttctttaagagATGATTTTTTTCAATTGAAAACGGGTACTTCAATTTTTACAATTTTCCTCTTTTACCCTTGCTTCTTGATGACGATGAACACGGATACGATGTTGGTGGTCAGGAAGATAAGTCTGGGAGTTATTAAAAGGAGGGTAGTTAAAGGAATAAGAATGGCTATATGGGGAGTAGTAGGCATTTTGGGGTGACCGATACAGTCGTTAGGTAAGGTGTAGTTATTTATTAAGCTTCAAGTAAACACCTAATGTTGGTGATCGAATAAGTCCTCCAGGCAATTAAGACCATTAAGGTGTAAAGAATAATCTTGGAGTTTTTATAAGGTTGTGGACCAGATGCCAAAAACAAGATTTCAAATATCCTTTTGATTAAACTAAAGTTTAAATTTAGATGCCAAAGAACTATACTTGATTGAACTTGGTTTGTTAgtgttgaaatgtcccattcatattgattataaacgttccatattaattgatttcgttgcgaggttttgacctctatatgagacgtttttcaaagactgcattcatttttaaaacaaccataacctttattttatcaataaaggttttaaaaacattacgtagattatcaaataatgataatctaaaatatactgtttacacacgaccattacataatggtttacaatagaaatatattacatcaacatatgtttcttgaatgcagtttttacacaatatcatacaaacatggactccaaatcttgtccttattttagtatgcaacagcggaagctcttagtattcacctgagaataagcatgctttaaaagtcaacaaaaatgttggtgagttataggtttaacctatatatatcaaatcgtaacaatagaccacaagatttcatatttcaatacacatcccatacatagagataaaaatcattcatatggtgaacacctggtaaccgacattaacaagatgcatatataagaatatccccatcattccgtagctaaaaagatcaaaaatatccaatcttgttttacccataacttcttcattttaaatccgttttgagtgaatcaaattgctatggtttcatattgaactctaatttaagaatccaaatataaaaagtataggtttatagttggaaatttaatttacatgtcaattactaaagaggtagtcttttccgtcgaaagaacgacatcttgatgaccattttgaaaaacatactttcactttgagtttaaccaagatttttggatatagtttcatgttcatatgaaaaatcattttcccagaagaacaacttttaaatcaaagtttatcatagtttttaattatccaaaccaaaacagcccccggtttcactacgacggcgtatatccgattttatggtgttcatcgtgtttccaggttttaaatcattaagttagcatataatatagatatagaacatgtgtttagttgattttaaaagtcaagttagaaggattaacttttatttgcgaacaagtttagaattaactaaactatgttctagtgattacaagtttaaaccttcgaataagatagctttatatgtatgaatcgaatgatgttatgaacatgattactacctcaagttttctgtataaaactactggaaatgagaaaaatggatctagcttcaaaggagccttggatggcttgaaagttcttgaagcagaatcatgacacgaaaacagttcaagtaagattttcactcgatataagattgttatagttgtagaaattgaatcaaagtttgaatatgaatattaccttgaattagaaagataacctactgtaaataacaaaggttccttgatcttagatgattacttggaatggattagaaagcttggaagtagacttgcaaaattggaagtattcttgatttttatgaaactatgcttatggaatttatgaagaacacttagaacttgaagatagaacttgagagataaagGATGTTTttggtttgtaggtgtttttggtcgttggtatatggattagatataaaggatgtgtaattttgtttacatgtaaataagtcatgaatgattactaatatttttgtaattttatgagatatttcatgttagttgccaaatgatggttcccacatgtgttaggtgactcacatgggctgctaagagctgatcattggagtgtatataccaatagtacatacatctaaaagctgtgtattgtacgagtacgaatacgggtgcatacgagtagaattgttgatgaaactgaacgaggatgtaattgtaagcatttttgttaagtagaagtactttgatatgtgtcttgaagtctttcaaaagtgtaagaatacatatcaaaacacaacatgtatatacattctaatggagtcgttaagtcttcgttagtcgttacatgtaagtgttgttttgaaacctttaagttaacaatctcaattaatgttgttaacccaatgtttattatatcaaatgagatgttaaattattatattatcatgatattatgatgtatgaatatctcttaatatgatatatacattaaaatatcgttacaacgataatcgttacatataagtctcgtttcgtaattcttgagttagtagtcttgtttttacatatgtaattcattgttaacacacttaatgatatatttaaatatcattttatcatgttaaatatagtgtatcaatatattaatatgatacatatatatttagtagacgttatcataacgataatcgttatatatatcatttcgagtttcttaacttagtaatctcatttcttatgtatatcacacattgttaatatacttagtgagataattactcatcataatctcatgtcaaccatatatatatatgtctatatataccacaacatgtagtttttacaattttgtaactttcgtgaatcgccggtcaacttgggtgatcaattgtctatatgaaacttatttcatttaatcaagtcttaacaagtttgattgcttaacacattggaaacatttagtcatataaatatcaatctcaattaatatatataaacatggaaaagttcgggtcactacagtacctacccgttaaataaatttcgtcccgaaattttaagctgttgaaggtgttgatgaatcttctagaaatagatgcgggtatttcgtcttcatctgatctttacgctcccaggtgaactcggctcctctacgagca
This window of the Rutidosis leptorrhynchoides isolate AG116_Rl617_1_P2 chromosome 7, CSIRO_AGI_Rlap_v1, whole genome shotgun sequence genome carries:
- the LOC139857390 gene encoding serine/threonine-protein kinase TIO-like isoform X1 produces the protein MTCWLSFSDIKKSLDNNGGRFGDSYIRHCITIMELYKEVTGCDEDASGRLLYESVACIRIIISGVAQGLKASMAIKHAEVAKNTLKEILDQAKASGVIDALLSCLVTCGASLMSGSSNLLRAACEACEAIWSLIDAFEIQSIKENAPVFPLSSMYTRSSEMNNIKGDEGGPLTGTDSEKIIEAVTEAFLRSEAIRVAIFYCLRQCLVTSWSSVIQIILRCCMHNDSVARVLCGLSSFSSVVGGCGDNTIIYEVFSILSLCASFDRHPQQQNTNNLKIKVSDPSDLVLHACLLLASVAQSIDDRSKGYTAVIMLTSSPETQQSRLSDLAHHYSLCDGKQNFRPHCMSAMLALGYMCSLECNESVATSILEIAVPLIPPSVTLCDYLRMSITTTGAQGGKVTLSYWHGIRDGCAVLLYFRLLWGGPLAIHDLGGFNIHQSLIDMLGNNQQHSDEIGLSPLGVVWTVDSLICCLKGGSSVFRQVFLTSESVKIMCDLISDVHLKLLRYWVGPGGRKIGVKDTVDQVVYLLRFPFLASEKSIELGDMDSSSRKDMVIEIKASMGKYIQILIEVGLPGQIIKCLEHLESKDTEEPLSLLALMVDHRSVVVELVGKGLLNPILMKRLLDDSSPTQVKLKLLQIVSGVAIMDKISCMTLFSEYFYEDLRRCIHQLAKLLLSPETDNITKWNVAACLDNLSYYSDKLTEDMIFEGAMEVALLKVVADYSVVALDPNRIDDDKESPLDFTLRALATMCKHQPCRQFIRSSHVYPAIGELRDSPVEDIASYSTLIFNRASEET
- the LOC139857390 gene encoding serine/threonine-protein kinase TIO-like isoform X2, with translation MTCWLSFSDIKKSLDNNGGRFGDSYIRHCITIMELYKEVTGCDEDASGRLLYESVACIRIIISGVAQGLKASMAIKHAEVAKNTLKEILDQAKASGVIDALLSCLVTCGASLMSGSSNLLRAACEACEAIWSLIDAFEIQSIKENAPVFPLSSMYTRSSEMNNIKGDEGGPLTGTDSEKIIEAVTEAFLRSEAIRVAIFYCLRQCLVTSWSSVIQIILRCCMHNDSVARVLCGLSSFSSVVGGCGDNTIIYEVFSILSLCASFDRHPQQQNTNNLKIKVSDPSDLVLHACLLLASVAQSIDDRSKGYTAVIMLTSSPETQQSRLSDLAHHYSLCDGKQNFRPHCMSAMLALGYMCSLECNESVATSILEIAVPLIPPSVTLCDYLRMSITTTGAQGGKVTLSYWHGIRDGCAVLLYFRLLWGGPLAIHDLGGFNIHQSLIDMLGNNQQHSDEIGLSPLGVVWTVDSLICCLKGGSSVFRQVFLTSESVKIMCDLISDVHLKLLRYWVGPGGRKIGVKDTVDQVVYLLRFPFLASEKSIELGDMDSSSRKDMVIEIKASMGKYIQILIEVGLPGQIIKCLEHLESKDTEEPLSLLALMVDHRSVVVELVGKGLLNPILMKRLLDDSSPTQVKLKLLQIVSGVAIMDKISCMTLFSEYFYEDLRRCIHQLAKLLLSPETDNITKWNVAACLDNLSYYSDKLTEDMIFEGAMEALLKVVADYSVVALDPNRIDDDKESPLDFTLRALATMCKHQPCRQFIRSSHVYPAIGELRDSPVEDIASYSTLIFNRASEET